Proteins from a single region of Hordeum vulgare subsp. vulgare chromosome 6H, MorexV3_pseudomolecules_assembly, whole genome shotgun sequence:
- the LOC123404197 gene encoding disease resistance protein RGA5-like isoform X2 — protein MEDPPITASLGPLVRLLRRLHSFEDSEHPLPEGLSANGIRLLREGLQGLYDHLKDVPEPDPDPGATPKWWIKEVRELGYDAEDFFDEVMQAGVGGQTAGEGAIVRRSSRLSAIFRAAGSRRKQRRRQIAEDFSQLMDRVDDARERCQSFQLAPAETDDRGHAGISRHRPDLSLDLPVSAASISDVRVGTAERLVGVEVPMKKLGKLLAFGDHNQNQLKVIPIIGSAGIGKTMVARAIYHQYGGEFQCQAFVRVSRNPDMRRLLTSILSQTKAPWTHAFSDAQDLIDGIIKHLQGKSYFIVVDDLWTSSEWDIISRAFPDGDCWSRILTTTQVEDVALACSGYESEYIFKMRPLNYGESRKLFFNNVFGPEGEGACPQEFEVVADRIIRKCSGLPLSIVNIASLLLPSKRNPAMEQWEKLESSLPSTLRTDPTSQGMKDVLILIYNKLPLQLKTCLLYLSMYPEGCTIRKVDLVKQWVAESLVGDTEYGYFDELVRRGMIQPVDTNYDGEVLSCTVNHMVMDLIRYKSIEDNFIIVVKYFESTLLLPDKVRRLSLQFGGSKSAKIPESIRMSQVRSLLFCGSSRCVPSILDYGLLRILILHIWADQDQMSFDLTRIVELFRLRYLIVECNIAINLPDKIQGLRNLETLQLDGRLSAVPSDIGNLENLRHLRLPIQDNVRDLGSLTNLQDLYLTLSTAQPVENLEVTMKYMGSILHKLNNLKSIILASADSCPVNTSSVSISCDGFNNVSPALAHLERLQLLPRICIFPSLPNWFKTLDKLCTLKIAIRELSNSDIDIVKGLPALRAFSLYIQTEPAERIVFGKAGFSALKYFKLRCIKLLLKFEADAMPNLQKLKLVFNVQEVQQHGAAPICIEHLAGLKEISAKIGGAGAAGTESALRISVSNDPKNPKINGQLVEWNLCADEDRIIATPDQAVLITEERGEILEENTEYEYKGEDGDRQPDSGNSTLLEPSTSFPQRPTDRLYGQRLLSVWSRARHTFLPRTLKAGNEGRSVENITIFSFKELVRATARFHLINKVGQGGYGPVYKGKLKDGTAVAVKVLSSQSRQGVNEFLSELIMISHISHENLVKLYGCCVEGSHRILVYSYLENYSLAQTLLGSRHSSIQFNWRTRVNICIGVAQGLAYLHDGVRPHVIHRDIKASNILLDKDLTPKISDFGFAKLLPDVAHISTRVAGTLGYLAPEYAIRGQLTRKSDVYSFGVLLIEIVSGRCNTDTRLPYEDEILLVKTWAYYEKGQVHEIIDSSLGDDLDIDEACRFLKVGLLCTKHVTKRRPDMSTVTRMLRGEEDVESQEITKPDVIRDFRDLKLRSKATPSSLPTSVVAQSSPSSSSMGNTTRTSSTFTAISDRP, from the exons ATGGAGGATCCCCCCATCACGGCTTCGCTCGGCCCCTTGGTTCGCCTCCTCCGGCGGCTCCATTCCTTCGAGGATTCCGAGCATCCTCTGCCAGAGGGGCTTAGTGCCAACGGGATCCGGCTTCTTAGAGAAGGTCTACAAGGGTTGTACGACCACCTCAAGGATGTGCCGGAGCCAGATCCGGACCCCGGCGCCACGCCCAAATGGTGGATCAAGGAGGTTCGGGAACTTGGTTACGATGCGGAGGACTTCTTCGACGAGGTTATGCAAGCCGGTGTCGGCGGCCAGACTGCCGGAGAAGGCGCCATTGTCCGCAGAAGCTCTCGTCTTAGTGCCATCTTTAGGGCTGCTGGCAGTCGGCGGAAGCAGCGCCGGCGCCAGATTGCGGAAGATTTCTCACAATTAATGGATCGTGTGGATGACGCGAGAGAAAGGTGCCAAAGTTTCCAGCTTGCTCCGGCGGAGACAGACGACCGTGGGCATGCCGGTATCAGCCGCCACAGGCCTGATTTGTCTCTGGACCTGCCGGTGTCGGCTGCCTCCATCTCCGACGTTCGTGTGGGAACAGCTGAGCGCCTAGTTGGTGTCGAGGTACCCATGAAGAAGCTTGGTAAATTGCTGGCTTTCGGCGACCACAACCAGAACCAGCTCAAGGTGATACCCATCATTGGATCTGCAGGAATTGGAAAAACGATGGTTGCCAGAGCAATATATCATCAGTATGGAGGGGAATTCCAGTGCCAGGCTTTTGTACGGGTGTCCCGAAATCCGGATATGAGGAGGCTTCTCACCAGCATCCTCTCACAAACTAAGGCACCTTGGACTCATGCATTTTCTGATGCGCAGGACCTTATTGACGGTATCATCAAACATCTTCAAGGAAAAAG CTACTTCATTGTAGTCGATGATTTATGGACATCATCAGAATGGGATATTATTAGCCGTGCTTTTCCTGATGGTGATTGTTGGAGCAGAATACTGACAACCACGCAAGTTGAGGATGTAGCATTAGCATGTTCTGGTTATGAGTCAGAATACATATTTAAGATGAGACCCCTTAATTATGGTGAATCTCGAAAATTATTCTTCAATAATGTTTTTGGTCCTGAAGGTGAAGGTGCTTGCCCTCAAGAGTTTGAAGTAGTTGCAGATAGGATTATCAGGAAATGCAGTGGTTTACCGTTATCAATTGTAAATATAGCAAGCCTGTTGCTACCAAGCAAGCGGAACCCTGCAATGGAGCAATGGGAGAAGTTAGAAAGTTCTCTACCCTCCACTTTGAGGACAGATCCTACTTCCCAGGGGATGAAAGATGTTCTAATCCTTATTTACAATAAGCTTCCACTTCAGTTGAAGACATGCTTGCTCTACCTTAGTATGTATCCAGAGGGCTGCACTATCAGGAAGGTTGATTTGGTGAAGCAATGGGTAGCTGAAAGTTTGGTTGGTGACACTGAGTATGGTTACTTTGACGAGCTTGTCAGAAGAGGTATGATCCAACCTGTAGACACCAATTATGACGGGGAGGTGTTGTCATGTACAGTTAACCACATGGTAATGGATCTTATCAGGTACAAATCCATTGAGGATAACTTCATCattgtcgtgaagtattttgaatCAACTCTACTGCTTCCTGACAAGGTTCGTCGATTGTCCCTCCAGTTCGGAGGTTCAAAAAGTGCAAAGATACCAGAAAGCATCAGAATGTCCCAAGTTCGATCGCTTCTGTTTTGTGGATCCTCCAGATGTGTACCTTCCATTCTAGACTATGGCCTCCTCCGAATTCTGATTCTTCATATTTGGGCTGATCAAGACCAGATGAGTTTTGACCTCACTAGAATCGTTGAACTATTTCGACTGAGATATCTGATTGTTGAGTGTAATATTGCCATAAATTTGCCAGATAAGATTCAAGGATTACGAAACTTGGAGACACTGCAATTAGATGGAAGACTATCTGCTGTTCCATCAGACATTGGTAATTTGGAGAATTTACGGCACCTCCGCCTTCCAATCCAGGATAATGTGAGGGACCTTGGCAGTCTGACCAATCTGCAGGATCTTTATCTCACCCTTTCTACAGCACAGCCGGTTGAGAATTTGGAGGTTACCATGAAATACATGGGCTCAATTCTCCACAAACTCAACAACCTCAAGTCTATAATCCTGGCATCTGCAGATTCTTGTCCTGTAAATACTTCGAGTGTGAGCATTTCATGTGATGGCTTTAACAACGTGTCTCCTGCTCTGGCTCATCTTGAGAGACTTCAGTTATTGCCACGGATTTGCATCTTTCCCAGCCTCCCGAACTGGTTTAAAACACTCGACAAACTCTGCACTCTGAAGATAGCAATTAGAGAGTTGTCGAACAGTGATATTGATATCGTTAAAGGGTTACCTGCCCTGCGTGCTTTCTCGCTGTACATCCAGACAGAGCCTGCAGAGAGGATTGTCTTTGGCAAGGCTGGATTTTCAGCTCTCAAGTACTTCAAGTTGAGGTGCATTAAACTGTTGCTGAAATTTGAGGCTGATGCTATGCCTAATCTTCAGAAGCTAAAGCTAGTCTTCAATGTTCAGGAAGTGCAGCAGCATGGAGCTGCACCTATCTGCATCGAGCACTTGGCAGGGCTTAAAGAGATATCCGCAAAAATTGGGGGTGCAGGTGCTGCTGGCACAGAGTCTGCCTTAAGGATTTCTGTTAGCAATGatccgaaaaatccaaaaatCAATGGTCAGCTGGTGGAGTGGAATTTATGTGCCGACGAGGATAGAATTATCGCAACACCAGACCAAGCAGTTCTGATTACGGAAGAACGAGGTGAGATCCTGGAGGAAAACACAGAATATGAGTACAAAGGAGAAGATGGGGACCGACAACCTGATAGCGG GAATTCTACACTGCTGGAGCCCTCTACCTCGTTCCCTCAGAGACCCACGGACCGGCTATATGGCCAGAGGCTCCTTTCTGTGTGGTCCAGGGCCAGGCACACCTTTCTGCCCCGCACCTTGAAAGCCGGCAATGAGGGCCGCAGTGTTGAGAATATAACAATATTCAGCTTTAAGGAGTTGGTTAGGGCAACTGCAAGATTTCACCTCATCAATAAGGTTGGTCAGGGAGGTTATGGACCAGTGTATAAG GGAAAGCTCAAGGATGGAACAGCTGTTGCAGTAAAGGTGCTCTCTTCGCAGTCTAGGCAAGGCGTGAACGAATTTCTTAGTGAACTTATTATGATCTCTCATATTTCCCATGAgaatcttgtcaaactttatgGCTGTTGTGTGGAAGGAAGCCACAGGATCCTTGTCTATAGTTATCTTGAAAATTATAGCCTTGCACAAACCCTTCTAG GTTCTCGGCATAGCAGCATCCAGTTCAATTGGAGGACACGGGTGAATATTTGCATTGGTGTTGCCCAGGGACTAGCATACCTCCATGATGGTGTCCGGCCTCACGTTATCCATCGGGACATCAAAGCAAGCAATATACTTCTCGATAAGGATCTTACCCCGAAAATTTCTGATTTCGGCTTTGCAAAGCTTCTACCAGATGTAGCACATATTAGCACAAGAGTCGCAGGAACACT AGGTTACTTGGCTCCTGAATATGCCATCCGAGGACAACTGACACGGAAATCAGATGTCTACAGCTTTGGTGTTCTGCTGATAGAAATAGTCAGTGGAAGATGCAACACTGATACAAGACTGCCATACGAAGATGAGATTCTTCTTGTGAAG ACATGGGCATACTATGAGAAGGGACAAGTGCACGAGATCATCGACAGCTCGTTGGGCGACGACCTGGACATCGACGAGGCGTGCAGGTTCCTGAAAGTGGGGCTCCTGTGTACAAAGCACGTCACGAAACGCCGGCCtgacatgtcaacggtgacccgcaTGCTGAGGGGCGAGGAGGACGTGGAGTCGCAGGAGATCACTAAGCCTGACGTGATCCGGGACTTCAGGGACCTGAAGCTAAGGAGCAAGGCCACGCCCTCGTCGCTGCCGACATCCGTCGTGGCGCAGTCCTCCCCGTCGTCATCGTCCATGGGCAACACCACCCGCACCTCCAGCACCTTCACCGCGATATCGGACCGCCCCTGA
- the LOC123404197 gene encoding disease resistance protein RGA5-like isoform X1, whose protein sequence is MEDPPITASLGPLVRLLRRLHSFEDSEHPLPEGLSANGIRLLREGLQGLYDHLKDVPEPDPDPGATPKWWIKEVRELGYDAEDFFDEVMQAGVGGQTAGEGAIVRRSSRLSAIFRAAGSRRKQRRRQIAEDFSQLMDRVDDARERCQSFQLAPAETDDRGHAGISRHRPDLSLDLPVSAASISDVRVGTAERLVGVEVPMKKLGKLLAFGDHNQNQLKVIPIIGSAGIGKTMVARAIYHQYGGEFQCQAFVRVSRNPDMRRLLTSILSQTKAPWTHAFSDAQDLIDGIIKHLQGKSYFIVVDDLWTSSEWDIISRAFPDGDCWSRILTTTQVEDVALACSGYESEYIFKMRPLNYGESRKLFFNNVFGPEGEGACPQEFEVVADRIIRKCSGLPLSIVNIASLLLPSKRNPAMEQWEKLESSLPSTLRTDPTSQGMKDVLILIYNKLPLQLKTCLLYLSMYPEGCTIRKVDLVKQWVAESLVGDTEYGYFDELVRRGMIQPVDTNYDGEVLSCTVNHMVMDLIRYKSIEDNFIIVVKYFESTLLLPDKVRRLSLQFGGSKSAKIPESIRMSQVRSLLFCGSSRCVPSILDYGLLRILILHIWADQDQMSFDLTRIVELFRLRYLIVECNIAINLPDKIQGLRNLETLQLDGRLSAVPSDIGNLENLRHLRLPIQDNVRDLGSLTNLQDLYLTLSTAQPVENLEVTMKYMGSILHKLNNLKSIILASADSCPVNTSSVSISCDGFNNVSPALAHLERLQLLPRICIFPSLPNWFKTLDKLCTLKIAIRELSNSDIDIVKGLPALRAFSLYIQTEPAERIVFGKAGFSALKYFKLRCIKLLLKFEADAMPNLQKLKLVFNVQEVQQHGAAPICIEHLAGLKEISAKIGGAGAAGTESALRISVSNDPKNPKINGQLVEWNLCADEDRIIATPDQAVLITEERGEILEENTEYEYKGEDGDRQPDSGNSTLLEPSTSFPQRPTDRLYGQRLLSVWSRARHTFLPRTLKAGNEGRSVENITIFSFKELVRATARFHLINKVGQGGYGPVYKGKLKDGTAVAVKVLSSQSRQGVNEFLSELIMISHISHENLVKLYGCCVEGSHRILVYSYLENYSLAQTLLGSRHSSIQFNWRTRVNICIGVAQGLAYLHDGVRPHVIHRDIKASNILLDKDLTPKISDFGFAKLLPDVAHISTRVAGTLACH, encoded by the exons ATGGAGGATCCCCCCATCACGGCTTCGCTCGGCCCCTTGGTTCGCCTCCTCCGGCGGCTCCATTCCTTCGAGGATTCCGAGCATCCTCTGCCAGAGGGGCTTAGTGCCAACGGGATCCGGCTTCTTAGAGAAGGTCTACAAGGGTTGTACGACCACCTCAAGGATGTGCCGGAGCCAGATCCGGACCCCGGCGCCACGCCCAAATGGTGGATCAAGGAGGTTCGGGAACTTGGTTACGATGCGGAGGACTTCTTCGACGAGGTTATGCAAGCCGGTGTCGGCGGCCAGACTGCCGGAGAAGGCGCCATTGTCCGCAGAAGCTCTCGTCTTAGTGCCATCTTTAGGGCTGCTGGCAGTCGGCGGAAGCAGCGCCGGCGCCAGATTGCGGAAGATTTCTCACAATTAATGGATCGTGTGGATGACGCGAGAGAAAGGTGCCAAAGTTTCCAGCTTGCTCCGGCGGAGACAGACGACCGTGGGCATGCCGGTATCAGCCGCCACAGGCCTGATTTGTCTCTGGACCTGCCGGTGTCGGCTGCCTCCATCTCCGACGTTCGTGTGGGAACAGCTGAGCGCCTAGTTGGTGTCGAGGTACCCATGAAGAAGCTTGGTAAATTGCTGGCTTTCGGCGACCACAACCAGAACCAGCTCAAGGTGATACCCATCATTGGATCTGCAGGAATTGGAAAAACGATGGTTGCCAGAGCAATATATCATCAGTATGGAGGGGAATTCCAGTGCCAGGCTTTTGTACGGGTGTCCCGAAATCCGGATATGAGGAGGCTTCTCACCAGCATCCTCTCACAAACTAAGGCACCTTGGACTCATGCATTTTCTGATGCGCAGGACCTTATTGACGGTATCATCAAACATCTTCAAGGAAAAAG CTACTTCATTGTAGTCGATGATTTATGGACATCATCAGAATGGGATATTATTAGCCGTGCTTTTCCTGATGGTGATTGTTGGAGCAGAATACTGACAACCACGCAAGTTGAGGATGTAGCATTAGCATGTTCTGGTTATGAGTCAGAATACATATTTAAGATGAGACCCCTTAATTATGGTGAATCTCGAAAATTATTCTTCAATAATGTTTTTGGTCCTGAAGGTGAAGGTGCTTGCCCTCAAGAGTTTGAAGTAGTTGCAGATAGGATTATCAGGAAATGCAGTGGTTTACCGTTATCAATTGTAAATATAGCAAGCCTGTTGCTACCAAGCAAGCGGAACCCTGCAATGGAGCAATGGGAGAAGTTAGAAAGTTCTCTACCCTCCACTTTGAGGACAGATCCTACTTCCCAGGGGATGAAAGATGTTCTAATCCTTATTTACAATAAGCTTCCACTTCAGTTGAAGACATGCTTGCTCTACCTTAGTATGTATCCAGAGGGCTGCACTATCAGGAAGGTTGATTTGGTGAAGCAATGGGTAGCTGAAAGTTTGGTTGGTGACACTGAGTATGGTTACTTTGACGAGCTTGTCAGAAGAGGTATGATCCAACCTGTAGACACCAATTATGACGGGGAGGTGTTGTCATGTACAGTTAACCACATGGTAATGGATCTTATCAGGTACAAATCCATTGAGGATAACTTCATCattgtcgtgaagtattttgaatCAACTCTACTGCTTCCTGACAAGGTTCGTCGATTGTCCCTCCAGTTCGGAGGTTCAAAAAGTGCAAAGATACCAGAAAGCATCAGAATGTCCCAAGTTCGATCGCTTCTGTTTTGTGGATCCTCCAGATGTGTACCTTCCATTCTAGACTATGGCCTCCTCCGAATTCTGATTCTTCATATTTGGGCTGATCAAGACCAGATGAGTTTTGACCTCACTAGAATCGTTGAACTATTTCGACTGAGATATCTGATTGTTGAGTGTAATATTGCCATAAATTTGCCAGATAAGATTCAAGGATTACGAAACTTGGAGACACTGCAATTAGATGGAAGACTATCTGCTGTTCCATCAGACATTGGTAATTTGGAGAATTTACGGCACCTCCGCCTTCCAATCCAGGATAATGTGAGGGACCTTGGCAGTCTGACCAATCTGCAGGATCTTTATCTCACCCTTTCTACAGCACAGCCGGTTGAGAATTTGGAGGTTACCATGAAATACATGGGCTCAATTCTCCACAAACTCAACAACCTCAAGTCTATAATCCTGGCATCTGCAGATTCTTGTCCTGTAAATACTTCGAGTGTGAGCATTTCATGTGATGGCTTTAACAACGTGTCTCCTGCTCTGGCTCATCTTGAGAGACTTCAGTTATTGCCACGGATTTGCATCTTTCCCAGCCTCCCGAACTGGTTTAAAACACTCGACAAACTCTGCACTCTGAAGATAGCAATTAGAGAGTTGTCGAACAGTGATATTGATATCGTTAAAGGGTTACCTGCCCTGCGTGCTTTCTCGCTGTACATCCAGACAGAGCCTGCAGAGAGGATTGTCTTTGGCAAGGCTGGATTTTCAGCTCTCAAGTACTTCAAGTTGAGGTGCATTAAACTGTTGCTGAAATTTGAGGCTGATGCTATGCCTAATCTTCAGAAGCTAAAGCTAGTCTTCAATGTTCAGGAAGTGCAGCAGCATGGAGCTGCACCTATCTGCATCGAGCACTTGGCAGGGCTTAAAGAGATATCCGCAAAAATTGGGGGTGCAGGTGCTGCTGGCACAGAGTCTGCCTTAAGGATTTCTGTTAGCAATGatccgaaaaatccaaaaatCAATGGTCAGCTGGTGGAGTGGAATTTATGTGCCGACGAGGATAGAATTATCGCAACACCAGACCAAGCAGTTCTGATTACGGAAGAACGAGGTGAGATCCTGGAGGAAAACACAGAATATGAGTACAAAGGAGAAGATGGGGACCGACAACCTGATAGCGG GAATTCTACACTGCTGGAGCCCTCTACCTCGTTCCCTCAGAGACCCACGGACCGGCTATATGGCCAGAGGCTCCTTTCTGTGTGGTCCAGGGCCAGGCACACCTTTCTGCCCCGCACCTTGAAAGCCGGCAATGAGGGCCGCAGTGTTGAGAATATAACAATATTCAGCTTTAAGGAGTTGGTTAGGGCAACTGCAAGATTTCACCTCATCAATAAGGTTGGTCAGGGAGGTTATGGACCAGTGTATAAG GGAAAGCTCAAGGATGGAACAGCTGTTGCAGTAAAGGTGCTCTCTTCGCAGTCTAGGCAAGGCGTGAACGAATTTCTTAGTGAACTTATTATGATCTCTCATATTTCCCATGAgaatcttgtcaaactttatgGCTGTTGTGTGGAAGGAAGCCACAGGATCCTTGTCTATAGTTATCTTGAAAATTATAGCCTTGCACAAACCCTTCTAG GTTCTCGGCATAGCAGCATCCAGTTCAATTGGAGGACACGGGTGAATATTTGCATTGGTGTTGCCCAGGGACTAGCATACCTCCATGATGGTGTCCGGCCTCACGTTATCCATCGGGACATCAAAGCAAGCAATATACTTCTCGATAAGGATCTTACCCCGAAAATTTCTGATTTCGGCTTTGCAAAGCTTCTACCAGATGTAGCACATATTAGCACAAGAGTCGCAGGAACACT TGCGTGCCACTGA